The DNA region AGATCATCAGAAACTTTAGACAGTGAATAAATATGGCCATAAATAACTCACAATCAATTGTTGAagtattattgaaaagttcacTGTTTTAGTAACTGAATCCACTAACTGGAACAAACATCATGGATTCATTAGTGTCAAAGTCTGATTATTTCTAGACTTAACatctggtatttttatttttattttttatgaaaacacaacttttaatatttgaatattgCGTCGGATTATGACATCAAACTCTGAGTTTTATCAGTGTATTaccttgaaatgtttaaaagccAGAGTTGAGGCAGAAGGacccaaaacatttaatcaagcATGAGAAGCGACTGTTTAGcatatttctttctcttatGCTAAAAAGCGTATGAGACTTTTACACTTTCAAAAGTATAAaagttaacaaaataaattactcacataaaggtaaaaaagaaaataagtatttcTTCAAAAGGCTGCTATGATAATGAGTAAACTGATCATAACATCTgtctaaatatttcaaaattatgtagccagacagacaaaaatgatAAGGTTATGTGCAGATTAtggtatttaaaaattacaatgaataataaaaaatagtacAACTAAACAATATAATGACAACACACCAAATTTAGGCAAAAGAACCacttaaaaaatttttatgtaaaatttatgaaacaaagTAGTAAGTAGTAAATATAGGTGAGTCTGTTTTGAGTCAGTGAAGCAAACTACAGCAGGTAGAGCAGCCAGAATTTGTATTCAAGTAACAGCAGCAGTACTTCATAATATtagttaagtaaaaataaaagtacatttcttccaaaaagttactcaactCACTGCAGCCAAGTAAATGTAAGTAAGACACAAATCTGTGACGCTATTTCAATCTGTGCCGTTTCCAACCAAAGCCACCAAGTAAACAAAAGCACCAAATCCTTTTGCCACATGTTGATGTCATTAAAGGCAAGCCtgtacccccccccccccccaaaaaagtatgAAATAATTTGACTGAAGCTGAATCGCTTCTGgaatttttggtcttttttgttgttgttgtttgttttctaccaAAGTCACTTTAAACAAACCCTAGAAAATATAGCTTTTACCTTTGCTGGCTGAAATACTCCCCGCTGGCTCCTCAACAATACGGTGTGTCTGCCTGTGGGAATGGTGGAAGGTTAGTTTTTATATTAGAAACAACTCTACTGCAGAACTGACGGAAGGCTCCTTTAAGGTGAGCCATCAGAGCACTGCCAAGCTAGCACTGGATTTTTCTTtcccaatatatatatatatatatatatatatatatatatatatatatatatatatatatgtactttttttttttttttttgtcaagcaaGAAAATGGGGATTAGGACACCGACTACATGAAAAGAGAAtgtaaaaaattacacattatAATTACAGACTGAAAACACTTACAAACACACAACAGTCATTATAAATAAACGGATAATTGGGGGGGTGTAGAGGGGGGTCTGTTGCCTTGAGGGGTTCAAACCCCCGACTCGCCTCTCACTGCAGCACAACCGCAAGACAGCAGTGACCTGTCATAGTAACTGAAGCTACCCTGCCTCATGTTGACAGACTGAAATAACTTAGCTACTGTTTGTCAACCACattgaaaagtttttgttttttttaaatctctataAAACATTTCTACCTTTGTTCCTCTtccatattttttcttccattccTGTCTTTCCATCTTTAGCTCTCTGTCATCAGcttagaaaacacatttcaaatgaaaaaaataataaataacgtTCTCCCAAAATTTTTTCGGCGCCCCCATTAGCACAGCGCTCCTAAGCTTTGCATAGAGTGCTtacccactttttgcgccactgtttaccccccccctcccccctgcAAGGGTAAGTGGACATAGACGATGGATCGGTAGCTGCAATAACAacattgcaaaataaataaataaacgaggtCTTTGTGTGAAGATTTTCTTAaatcattttgtgttgtttttttttaatcaccaagaaaatctgtcttttttttagacttttgacaCTTAAGCCTGAGTGTAGGCTGTCTGGAAGATCCTgttctaatgtaaaatatgaaagagaactggatttaaaaaattctacattttGGTGACTCAAACATACTATCACACATGACTATCATGAGAGTTTctaaacatttgctctttatttgccaaagttatgaGGGGGGAACCAAATGTTTCAGCTGCCTGGAATAATCTGTTCCCCCTCCATAACATGGGagctaattattttttccacaaactcTTTAACTATTTTTTGCCCTCTGTTCATGAACAACAAATCCTGTGAATTTGGTAACATTCGctcattatttgccaaagttaagTGGGGGAACCCAAATATCTTAGCAGcctaaaataatctgttttccCCTGTTTGTTCATGGGAACAAATGAATTGACCAGcaagtctttaactgtgttttgtCCTCTCATCATCAACAATAAATCCAGTACATTTGGTAACATTTGCTCTTTGTTTGCCAAAGTTAAAGGTAAATTAATTGTGCTGTTAACATACAAAATGTCTTTACTTAGACATGAAATATTGTTCAGTGCAGCATCAGATTAACAGGTAAAACTTACAAAATGTATTCGCCTCCATCTGGACCTCTATAACGTATAATTGAGTCAGAACCATCGGTTGTGGTTGCCAGGCGTGTCGGGGTGGATGTTGTGGTCTGATGTGTAGTAGATGAGATCTCAGGTGATGCTGTTGACCTTTGCTTCGGTACCCATCTGGGCAGAGACCTGTGGGTCGGTTGAGTCGTACATTCTTATCAGTAAATCAGCTTAGGGGAAACTGTCGCCATGGATACTCAAAAAGTCGCTTTTTAATCTGCCAGGAAATAGTTTTGAGTGCACTCTGACTATGTGAGATAAGACGTCCCGCAGAAGCTGTGCCTTTCGCAGGAAACTGTGATATCTCTCTGCAGAGCAGCATCTTCTGTACGTACCGATAAAAATGAGCCACAAGGCTGAACTGCGTCGCACAAACTTTCCTTCCGTCTTTTAAAACTTCACTGAAAGACAAGAGGTGGAGGCATTGCTGATCCTGTTTGAGTTCAACAAACAAGCATTATGATGATCCCGTAGAAACTATTAAACCCCCAACTTACACAGAAAGAAATACATTCGCGTTAACAAAGAATTTTAACCTGCTCTCTTCAAGCATCGTCTCCCGTAAACACACACCGACTCACATGTATTCAGTTGATCTGCAGGTTTCACTGGGATAGCGTATGCTCAGGCTGCTGACTTGGTAGTTCTCAATGGACGGCTTCTGGTTTTGCTCTTTGCAGTAGCATCCGTCTGAGACTTTGACGTGCCCATCTGACATTCAGCAAAGCAAAATGCATGTATGATCAAACAGAACATGAACATTCaatgacaaaaactgaagcgaCAAGTTAGCCAGCCAGGAAGAAATAGGAACTCATTTGGTGCATCTGCTCATGAATGTAACAAGGGCTCAAATTGGTTGGTAAATCAATCGACAGTGACAACACTATGCTTAAGCATTTGCCAAAACTTAGCCagcacaaaaagtaaaagaccTCATGAAAATACTGGCTAAGGGTTGGTTTGTCTTTAGTGAAAAGTATCCTGTAACAACAAGGACTTTGGGCACTCCAAAAGCaacgcaaggcattctgggtacatacaatcaaaacaaacgtGCATGTCCAGcactagcgggagaaatggctcctggtcttttgtgaaagacaaaagagaaatcctacaaccgctaaaatctgacaacTTCCGCGAAGACGGAAGTTGTTCTCGAAATCATGTTCAGAAGTttgtgtgtcatttccttcactCGTTCACGGTGCCGCgtcaccacaggcgaggagagAAACAGGTTATTCAAAAGGTTTCGTCTGTTCGGCTTTGCAGTGTGGAAGTCAACCACATcagctggaaatgtaaaaatgttgcaacttcGGTCCTCAGTTGAACCAAGTCTACTGGATTACTAAGTGTGAAAACACCTCTAAACTCTGCGGGAAGAGGCCTCACCTGGACTGTTTAAATCAACGGGGGCGATCCTTGGTACTATTTCAGGACCATCAGCAGATGGAGAGTTTTCTTCCCCAGACATCGGTGATCTATGAACATCAGGTTGTCCTGCTCGTCTGGGTATTGGTGCAGCCAGATTGAGACTGTTGGTTTCTTTTCTAGCTAGTTTGGGTTCGGACTTTGTAGGCTGTGGGGTTTCAAAATGCAAACCGGTCGACCGAGGAGCTTCGGGAATTCTCAAGCAAAACTCTTGATGATGCATCTCTACATCATGTTCAGGTGGCTTCTGTCTCCTCGGTTCCTTCTCTGTAGagagaaaataatgaatgaTTAAGAAGAAGACTAAATACACTTGGTTGGACGTTtcctttgaaaatgaaaatgttcatcgGTGTTGTTGAGTAAACTTGAACAGCATCAGGTGATCCTGTTCTAGTTTGGTCGCCTACTAACTGGACAGTCGGTCCATTTGGCAGGGATTGacagattttagctgttaatCTGAAATGATGCAACTTTGTCATTGCGTAACCCAAACCGAGCAACGAGAGGCTGCTCTTCACTCTTTTCCAGATCTGTTGATAATAGGAAAGAATTCAGAAAGGTTGCGTCAATAGGCTAAGCTACGAAAACCAACAATATCGTATCAAAACTTTCAAACAGATTATAAAAACCTCGGAGAGTCGAGGCAAAAAGACACGAGGGCAGCACTGTGACCAGAACAACCCAGTGAGACAGGCAAAAGACAGGAGATTTGCATGACCATATAGTCAAAAAAGTTAAACTAAGCTACTAAAAGCTAATCAAAAAAGGCTCCGTTTGTATGGAGTGAGTGGATATCAGACTGAGGAGTGATGTAGAAAATCGTAAGGTGACCTGAATAGTCTGGGAGAGTCAGTCACGTCAAAACTAACAGATTAGGTGACGAGTCCATTTAGTCATTCACATGAATCTGTTTAGCGATGTTGTCGAGTCTGTTTGGAAGATTGAGTTTCAGCAATGTTTTTGTGCCCAAACAATAAAGTCAACGTGTGCCTATTAAATGAACAAGATTAAATTTCttaatgtctttctttttcttcttctttggtggCAAAATGACATGCCATGTTTCTATCTGTCTAGTTTGCTGTCTGTATTCATCAGGGTGAATACAGACAAAATCCCAAATCCTCATGGTTCTCAAAGGACACAGAAAGATAGCAAAGACTACAGTTCTGTCGTTGCAAAAAATGTCTAGATAATTTCACACAATAgataagaaaagaaatcaaaactgaaGAACTTTATTCCTTTAGAGAATAATAACCACTTTCATCCAGTAGGTCCCTATTACCTATATTATACACGTAACTTGTAAATCTGTTCAACACAACCACCCCAAAAAATGGATTATTGttagacaaacaaacaatactGTACTGTACTCACTTTCTTCAGTGCGTTGAAGCAGCAGAGCCATCAGTAGCAGGTGAATGAAGAAGAAGGGAACCATCCTGATCATCTGGATGTGGATTCAACCACTCAGGCTCTGATCAGACTTACTGGCTTTGGTTATGCAACATGGAGTTTAAACTATGGAGCACGATCGTAATCTGATTGCCCAGAAGCAAATAAGGAAGGAAACGAAAGCTGATAAAGAATCTGCTAATAGACCCTACAGGCTGACCTTATTTGGTTGTTCCTGTGTgtatttgtaattaaaacagaataaaatgatttgGTATGAACTCACATTAGCAGAAGTACAATCAGAGTCAACCAGAGTGACGACAGTTCATGTGATTCATCACTCTGGCTGTTAAAGGtaaatgaatgcatttttttattttattttattgttggcTGCATAGTGAGGCCGACGGTAGCACCACTGTCATGCAGTaaggttctgggttcaaatcccagacTGGGGCCTTACTGTATGGAGTTTGCAGAAAGACCAAGTTTCCATTTAATTGAGTTAAAGAATTTGTTGGATTCATCGAGTATATTATGACATCATCGTCAAATAGGTCACTGTGAAGATCGCTCACACCCAAATACCTTCGTGAGATTTCAGGACAAAATGGAGGATGCCATTACGAATGGAGATTTTATTgctgattgtgtgttttttttttttttattctgcgaATGTTGACTAGTTCTGATTGAGCTCGTCTCAGTTTGTGACAGAGATTCAAAACTCAAAAGACTCAACAGTCACACGCTTATGTCAATCTGTGTTCTTCtgatgttaaatgttcattttttgtCCTGTAATCTTCCTGTTtctatgaacatttttaaacagatcaacattcatttttatgaaaTCCAGATTCCTGTCACTGTTAGATTTGCTGAATTGGAGCAAAGGCTGTTTGGAACAACAGGAGAAATTGAAACGGCAAAACAATTAGAAAGAAAGTTTGCAGAATTTTTAGATTATTGTATATATTGTGATTATATATTATTCCATTATACATTGACCAAGTTAcaactcatgttttttttttttttagggttgAGCAAACAACATCCTGAATGCCATACAAGGTGGTTTGTAATTCTAATTTAATctggcttttcttcttctgtttttgacttTGTGTTGATATTTTGTCTTTCCAAAAAGAGAAACCACAATAAAAGTTAGAGGCTGTCAGATTATCAGAGCATAAAATAACCATCATCTATCTCCactgtaagcaaaaaaaaaaacaacaacaaaaaaacaaaattgggcTCTTGGTgtcattaaaatctttttttgtctagATCCTTCATGATCTTCTGGGCCCAGAAGAGCTTTGGATTCACACAGATGTAACTTCCTGACATCATGACGAACctgaaacagaagagaagaacaAAGCTGGTACAGTTGGAAACACAACTAAAAATCAAACACTAGCACTATTTTGAGTTAAATCTGAGGCTGTAACGTGACAGAATGAGGAAAGATTCGGTCACATCTCAGAAAGCATCTTTCTTAAGACAAGATACTTTCTTATGATAATATTAGTGATTGGTATGAACTTGCTTAAACGGCCAACACTTACAAGACTGCAGACTTTGAGCAGTGGCGACCGGTGATGGAGTATGAACGGATCTGTTCTTTTGCCACCATTCTTGTAGAAAACGTAAAGCAGCAGTGAAGAGCAACATTTGGACCTAAAAAGAAGACAATCAAGTATTTTGCCACCATGAAAAGTGaacctttcactttttttttacaccaaacaGAAAGATGCTAGTAGTTCTGACAGTGCATAGATATTTCTCTGAAAGCATTTGTCATGTTACCCCTTCCTATGGTAAAATGGAATGTAATTGCCAAACTTATATAAACTCCAGGGGACGTTTTGATGGTTGTACAGCCACAGAGTtcaagaaacaacaaaaggcaGTGGAATGTCATTGGAGATGTTTCAGCCTCAATAGAACAATACGTTTTAGGCTCTTTACCCAACATGCCTGGACAAAAAACTGGAgcatgattttatgtttttttctgataaatattcaataaatcaccttataaattcaattcagttcatgTGTGCTGCAccaattcacaataaatgtcaTGAGAAGGATTTTCACAAAAAGAACAGAGAAGGAAATACAATTTATAAACAGAAATTTGAAGTTAGACCCAATATATACTCACTGTTAAAACGTCTTTGGTTGAGGTTCACATCCCGCTGCTCAGGTGGGTTGATGTTGACCTTTGGTTTTACTTCTGGGTTGATGTTGACCTTTGGTTTTACTTCTGGGTTGATGTTGATTTTCCTGTTTAAATCAGTGGATGGAatcttttacacatttaatttttacttgtaaaaactatttgaaaaacaagatacaattaattttgtaattggcAGGGCCAGaaatttttttcctgtttctatgaagaaaaaaaacaactatttttatGCCCCCTATCCCCTcgtttgctggagataggcaccagcagccctcctgaccccactagggacaaagatgtaagaaaatggatggatggaagaaacCACTCACATTTGAGGTGCAGCACTTGTGAGACATTTGTCCATGGAGTTAAAGTCTTCACTCTTCCCACTTGCTGCAGAGGATGTACAGTATAGACATGCACATGTGAGTATGGCGCAAAAATAACATGTTATTTAACTGTGGGGAAGGagggatgctgctgctggcggaaagagatgacaggaagtagttggaggatcatgGTGCGGCATTATCTGTAGTTACAAACTTATtcacctgtgattttaattgcgtttcttattcaATGGACacatttgtgaatttatttttgttaattatgtttttatatatattagcGTAATATTGACaatgtttttcacacatttgtgatggaaacacagctaatgttAAAGCAAGAAATCCATGCACGTCTTTGTACACAAGGCCTTCCATGCAATGCCAGCTCTTTCACTACCAGTGACGTGACATTCGGTGTCCCATAGTCATGATGTGACCCTGGGAATCAACATTTCCAAGCTGCCACCCTCTCCTGCCACCAAGCCTGCGTTACAGTTGACTTGGATGGCATGTCTTTAGAACAAGTGTCATTAAATTTGAGGAAACTTTCCATCTGTTTTCAGTAACGACAATACAAATCAGAGTTTATAATAAAGTAAGACGTTAATCTGTTGTCCTAAACTGAAACTTGATGCCAAGAAAACTAAAGCTTACCTTGCAGAGTCGTGCCGGTGGTGATGACTTCCCTTCCTGTTGGTGTCCAGTTAAAATCGAATTTATGTGTCATACAAAACTCCGCCttctcagagctgctgcttcttttctcGACAAACACtgcaaatgcattttatttttttcaaaaggtaaaggtaaaggtaattttatttacatagcacattttcagcaacaaggcaatacaaagtgaaTTTACaggaattagaaggaaatacaaacaaaataacaaagcaaaggaaaaagcaaaagaagaaaaataatctaatgttgatctGAAGTATGTAAACTAGGtactcctattcagggttggtagatacGTATAAGTAAGTATCTTCTAGTCTGattccttttctggtttggaaCAATAGGAGtctttttctggattctaagttgtaatccctgttctgggtaGCTAGCTAAGTGTAAGTaagtattctctggactttctaaatatgctctaaatttgttaaaagtaatgagtactccacagtttctaagtaataataaaaactaaatgttcccattctggaagaattttttctggattctaagtttgttctaattccttttctgggttgcaaTAATAGGAGTCTCTGCATAAGAATCTAAAAATTAATCTAATATTGGTCTAAATAGTGAGTACTCTAGAGTTTCTAAAAAATAAGCTAAAGAGTGACTAATAGACTAGAGTCTTTGGACTCCaggtttgttctaattccttttctgggctAAAAGTGAGGACtcactccacagtttctaataaaataaaaacgtcaCACAACGTCACACACAACGCTTTAAAGGCCGCAATTTTAAGGCGATGGCAgtaacaaaaccaaacagaaactaaGGCCGAACATCACAGGACATAGAACATATTATAGAGGCTGCATCAATCAAAGTTCTTCCCCTTCTTCTGTTCTTACCCAAAAAAGAATCTGGTGTTGAAAAGAAGAGGATCCACAGGAGGTTCACCAGAACCAAACTGACCCAAACCCTCCGAGTcatgtttctgtctgctgaTGGTTTGTaacatcctgctgctgctgttgaagGTGAGCTGAGCAGCATGTGACAGGAAGCTGACCTACAATGCTATGCTcgccttgtgtgtgtgtgtgtgtgtattggtggacatttttagattttaaccaCAAATGACACAGCCCACCGTTTACAGCCAAGCCACATTCACCAGTAAAGCACTTTCAAACAACAGTTGAAGGTTGAACTTTGGACTTTTAGAAGGTTCCTTTGTCTAGAAATCCTTAAAAGGCCTTAAATAACAAAACCAATTTATAATGGGAAGCAAATTGATTGAAtgtttcaatttttcttttatttcttttttcttttttaaagaatgaggttcacatgtttggttttcttgcCATTTTCTCGATATTTTTGACCTGCATGTCAAATTCTCTGTTGACATTCCTAAGGCTGGTGTGAAAACCTCAGCTGATAATCTTCATTTTGTGGTTTCAATGATGCCTGTAGAACAGAGGTCTTAAACTATTTTCACACAACACGTCTTGATTGTgaatccacccatccatccatccatccatccatccatccatccatccatccatcttctaacacccttgtccctagtggggtcaggaggtgttGGTTCCTATCTTCAACTAACGTTttgggtcaccctggacaggtcaccagtctgtcgcagggcaacacagaaacagacaggacacacaaccatacacacccacacactcctagggagaatttagagagaccaattaaccagAGAATTCCAGGTCTCgttaaattgtttcatttttgcataGTATTGTTGGCTTGGATCAGCTCATAAAACTTCTATACATTCACTCTGTTCATTTACTTCTATTAATAATATAaacattatgttgtttttttaggacTCCCAATTCAGAAGTGTGTAAGAAACAACGTTTTTGTCTCCAATATATGGAGTTTGGTTTTATCATTACCTTTTATTAAAGACACAAATACGtccatatgaaaaaaaataatcaaaattggagtaaatagaagaaaaacagatgtcGCAAATGTAAGTCACAGATTTACAGAAAGGTTAAAATGCCAACGGTTCCACATTCTGGACTTCAACCTGACTGAGTTTTGTGTGGTATCCATTAGCAACGGGGTAGAATCACATTATCTCCATGTAAATCTGTACATAAGGTTATaatgtggttctgacccagttcttCCAGTTACtgcatcaaaaacacaaaagttaaaaatttccCAATTTCACTCATTAGATAGTTTATTATCTGGCTCATATTTGCTGCAGTGCAGATCCAATGCTGGGAATAAACAATCTGTAAACTCTATGCAACTGAATCCGCCGTCATTATACTAAGCGTTGCTCTTCTGTacaaattttccacttttagaTATTAAAACGTAATCACTAAACCAgttataaaaaccaaaataggGAAAAACGTAATCAAAGAATGAGTccagaaaaagagagaagaatGATACAGATTACATAAACATGTGTTTGATGTACAGTTTTACTAAATAAGTTGTGATTAAAACTTTTTGCTCATTATTGAAACGGAATAGTGTGGAAACATGGAATGTGAGGAAAATGTTGACTCATTTCAGACTGATTATCTTTtgattcaacttttaaaaaaagcttattAGCTTATATAACCAGATACATATAACTAGATGTAAACACACAAGACGTGTTGTGTGTGTATAATGGATTTATACAGAACGGTTTGTTTTGCTAAGGATGATTGTAGCTGTATGTATGAATTATCTTACAGGAGACTTCAGATGGTAAAAATCAGACttcataataaattaattgcattGATATCATTTAGAAAGTGTAGAAATTGTGACATTAAACATTAGATGTTAGCTTTgtcttcttcctgctcctttttGAACTGCATAtggaagttttatttgtttgattatCATAATTTCGTTTTTATCTGGCATTTTACTAGtttgaaataaagatttcaggctgtttgtttctttgaaatTCTCGTCACTGCTTCTCTCTTGGCCTAAAGTTGAATGGAACTGTAATGTGTAgacattttgcaaaagtaaacctgccttcctttcatttcactgttagataaatgtttgattttatttagcagaaaaacagaacctGATCAAAGTCTTGTGTGATTTTCTTCAGTCTGAGCCAAAAGCACACCAATGGTTTAAACATTAAACCAGCAGAGTTTAATGAGAACAACAACCAGTTGTTGTACAAAGCTTTGAAAAGAAGTGATAGAAATCCAAACAAtgacttttactttaaatcaaaatctttgAACTATAAGagctcagataaaaaaaaaaaaaatcctgatcaCTTTTCCACATGTGCTTTATTGTTCTTCACATGATCTGATGAAGCAGAACAGACGGCAGATCCTTTAACGGGATATGTTCTCCAGATGCTCAATAATTTTCTTCACCCACAGTTGCTGTCCATCCACACAGATCCTGCGTGCCCTGCTTGTTATTaagctgaaagaaaagaaatgcatgttattttttttctaaaaatagaaaataaaatatgattccAGACTTTATCATATAACCTACCATGAACAGAAACCCAGTTATCAGTACTTACACAACTGCACTTATGGGGCAGCGAGGATCAGTTAAGTAATATGAAGAGACGAGATTTTTGTTCACTGGGATTCTGAAGAATTGAAGGCAGCAGTACTCGGGAGCACTTGGAGCTGAAAACAAGACCATTAGACTGGTGAAAGTCTGAGTAAATAAAAACTCGTCTCTGCTGCAGATATCAAACTGTTGAAACTGACTGTCTCCGTTTAACGGGCAGAATGATGTCAGCTTTCTGTTTTCTAGGACAAGAACAGCGTCAGTATTTTCCTCATTCACGACAAACATTGAATGAAtcatttttgaatttgcagCTGTTGTTGAAAGCAGAATCTAGAGTTGATTTATGatcaaatgactgaattattcccactatttaaattatttaaaatcttccagtgtaattaatttattacaaataatttgGACAATTTAGAGCTTtaccaaaaaaaccaaacttgtcTGATTTCAGGTGGAACTCTTTCCATGCGTCTTTGTTTCAGCAACAAGTTGAGGTTGAAACaacaatgatttaaaaagaacttTAACACGTTGTCAACAATGAAGCAAATTAGAAAAGAATGAGCtgatctctcttttttttaacaccactaatattcaaaaataatctttatcaATTGATCTTACCATTAGAGTGACACGGTGGCACAACTAAGGAGATCCACAGAACGAGCAGCAGAGCCGCACGGAGCTGAAAAAccttctgcatgttttctgcagcttctgtCCAAACTAAAACACACTGTAAGGGAGAAGACTCTACTGCAAACTTTACACTTGACCTCTGGTTTTTGCTTGTGACTCCTGAGCAGGTTTGGATTACTGAGTTGTGCAACCACAAAACCAACAAACTCCTCTGCAGAATTGAAAATGTGGTCACAAAGATCAAACTTCACAGATTCACCTTTAATGTTACCAACAAGACAAACAAATCCAACCTCGGCACAACAGGAGAGGATGGAATGAAGATTTCATCTCTGCAAAGCTAcacctgttttattttctatcattaCTCACACTGACAGTCCGTCCACTCAGAGTCCATTCAGGTGTATTTACTCTAATCCGTAGCTCAGACTGACTGCAAATCCTTATTCAATGTGaccatttttaacattttactttgtaaactGACCAATAGAGGCTTTATCTTGGCTGGGTGACAGATTTCCTTAGAA from Xiphophorus maculatus strain JP 163 A chromosome 14, X_maculatus-5.0-male, whole genome shotgun sequence includes:
- the LOC102229590 gene encoding uncharacterized protein LOC102229590; the protein is MIRMVPFFFIHLLLMALLLQRTEEKKEPRRQKPPEHDVEMHHQEFCLRIPEAPRSTGLHFETPQPTKSEPKLARKETNSLNLAAPIPRRAGQPDVHRSPMSGEENSPSADGPEIVPRIAPVDLNSPDGHVKVSDGCYCKEQNQKPSIENYQVSSLSIRYPSETCRSTEYIEVLKDGRKVCATQFSLVAHFYRSLPRWVPKQRSTASPEISSTTHQTTTSTPTRLATTTDGSDSIIRYRGPDGGEYILQTHRIVEEPAGSISASKGAAGSLSDQIGPPNFSLLEELCAKCTGIVPWNDFDLKDVQLVDLKLQSSNCPALISVSLTDGRQICMDSSHPEFQQFLDKLEVKEP
- the LOC111611152 gene encoding uncharacterized protein LOC111611152 gives rise to the protein MLLSSPSTAAAGCYKPSADRNMTRRVWVSLVLVNLLWILFFSTPDSFLVFVEKRSSSSEKAEFCMTHKFDFNWTPTGREVITTGTTLQASGKSEDFNSMDKCLTSAAPQMKININPEVKPKVNINPEVKPKVNINPPEQRDVNLNQRRFNSPNVALHCCFTFSTRMVAKEQIRSYSITGRHCSKSAVLFVMMSGSYICVNPKLFWAQKIMKDLDKKRF